A part of Candidatus Zixiibacteriota bacterium genomic DNA contains:
- a CDS encoding ferritin family protein codes for MKLDTVDKILDYAIEKEQDAHDFYSELAGKMDRAYMKQVFDGFAKEELGHKKKLEGVKSGKLMAPVEKKIQDLKIGDHLVDIELTADLSFQDALILAMKAEKAAFRLYSELATATENAELQTMLLGLAQEEAKHKLRFEIEYDDYALKKN; via the coding sequence ATGAAGTTAGACACGGTTGACAAGATTCTCGATTATGCCATCGAAAAAGAGCAGGACGCTCACGATTTCTATTCAGAATTGGCTGGCAAAATGGACAGAGCGTATATGAAGCAGGTGTTCGACGGATTTGCCAAGGAAGAGCTGGGTCATAAGAAGAAACTTGAAGGTGTAAAATCCGGCAAGCTGATGGCTCCTGTCGAGAAGAAGATTCAGGATCTCAAGATCGGCGATCATCTGGTTGACATCGAACTTACAGCCGATTTGAGCTTCCAGGACGCACTCATCCTTGCGATGAAAGCTGAGAAGGCTGCTTTCAGGCTCTATTCCGAGCTGGCAACCGCCACAGAAAATGCTGAACTGCAAACCATGCTGCTCGGACTAGCTCAGGAAGAGGCCAAGCATAAACTTCGCTTCGAGATCGAATACGACGACTATGCGCTGAAAAAGAACTGA
- the hemW gene encoding radical SAM family heme chaperone HemW: MLHSVYIHIPFCKSKCNYCDFYSIIDCSSSDRFAEAVSREIDGYAADSRFQGSSIATIFFGGGTPSLMSSEQVAQIVRSLDSTFPITADAEITLEANPDDLDETVIEKYLEAGINRISLGAQSIDDRDLRVLSRRHDSQAIINSVEGFRNAGLTNFSLDLIYGIPGQSFDSWRETVGLALSLDPKHISAYCLTVEEGTPLYRAVREGRTMLPSDSELCDMYVAAVEMLEAAGLRQYELSNFARVGFESRHNLAYWTSKPYLGFGPSASSYVHPHRWTNVADVTRYIDMIDDCNHAVGQEEELTSDMIRSEFVMLSLRLKAGLDLGDYRNRFGEDLSETYADRIQHFVKEGMMERRDDCLRLTPKGMFVSDAIIAGLV; this comes from the coding sequence ATGCTGCACTCCGTGTACATACACATCCCATTCTGCAAATCGAAATGTAATTATTGCGATTTCTACTCGATTATAGATTGCAGCAGTTCGGATAGGTTCGCAGAAGCTGTTTCGCGTGAGATCGATGGTTATGCGGCTGACTCACGATTCCAGGGGAGCAGCATTGCGACGATCTTCTTCGGAGGCGGAACACCATCACTTATGTCTTCTGAGCAGGTAGCGCAGATAGTCAGGTCGCTTGATAGTACATTCCCTATTACTGCAGATGCTGAAATTACACTCGAAGCCAATCCCGATGATCTGGATGAAACAGTGATCGAGAAATACCTGGAAGCCGGGATCAATCGCATTTCTCTCGGCGCACAGTCAATCGATGATCGCGATTTGCGCGTTCTCAGCAGACGCCACGATTCACAGGCTATCATAAATTCGGTAGAAGGTTTCAGAAATGCCGGACTGACCAACTTTTCGCTCGATCTGATATATGGGATTCCGGGGCAGTCTTTCGATTCGTGGCGCGAAACAGTGGGGCTGGCGCTGTCGCTTGATCCGAAGCATATTTCGGCATACTGCCTCACCGTCGAGGAGGGCACTCCTCTGTATCGCGCTGTGCGAGAAGGGCGGACAATGCTCCCGTCAGACAGCGAGCTCTGCGACATGTATGTTGCCGCTGTCGAGATGCTGGAAGCCGCAGGGCTGCGACAGTATGAGCTGTCTAATTTCGCAAGAGTGGGCTTTGAATCACGTCACAATCTCGCGTACTGGACCAGCAAGCCGTATCTCGGCTTCGGCCCGTCAGCATCATCGTATGTTCATCCACACAGATGGACGAATGTCGCCGATGTGACTCGATACATCGATATGATAGACGATTGCAATCATGCTGTCGGTCAGGAGGAGGAGCTGACTTCTGACATGATTCGCAGTGAATTTGTGATGCTGTCATTGAGATTGAAAGCGGGGCTCGATCTTGGAGATTATAGAAATCGCTTCGGAGAGGATTTGTCAGAAACCTATGCCGACAGGATTCAGCACTTTGTGAAGGAAGGTATGATGGAGCGAAGAGATGATTGCCTGCGGCTCACACCTAAAGGCATGTTTGTCTCTGATGCTATAATAGCGGGCCTTGTCTGA
- a CDS encoding replication-associated recombination protein A: MDLFREDAPDSGAGPPRPLAERMRPKHVSDFVGQEHLIGKGKPIARAIEQKKIPSMILWGPPGCGKTTLAHVLSESIDAQFVFFSAVVSGLKDVKKVVERAESEWVVYHRRTVLFIDEIHRFNKAQQDYFLPFVEKGSIILLGATTENPSFEVIGPLLSRCQVYTLKQLLPDDIKGILRKALEDSENGVGDYGLDLENDVFDFLVAMSSGDARRALSYLELIAEQYREETDKHITLKIAENVLQEKTLLYDKSGEEHYNIISALHKAVRGSDVDAALYWLCRMLYSGENPLYIVRRLIRMAMEDIGAADPNALTICVAAKDTYHFLGSPEGELALVEATVYLATAPKSNRLYKAHKAVMREIQASPAEPVPLHIRNAPTQLMKDLEYGKGYEYAHDYDEGFVDQEYLPESLQGRTFYEPSKFGFEKTIQERIDWWKKLKGK; encoded by the coding sequence ATGGATCTATTCAGAGAAGATGCTCCCGATTCCGGCGCTGGTCCGCCCCGTCCCCTCGCTGAGCGGATGCGACCGAAGCACGTTTCCGATTTTGTCGGGCAGGAACATCTGATCGGCAAAGGCAAGCCGATAGCGCGTGCGATCGAGCAGAAGAAGATTCCATCGATGATTCTCTGGGGTCCTCCAGGCTGCGGCAAGACGACTCTGGCGCACGTACTGTCTGAATCAATCGATGCACAGTTTGTATTTTTCTCGGCGGTTGTCTCCGGCCTCAAAGATGTCAAGAAGGTCGTCGAAAGAGCCGAGAGCGAGTGGGTGGTCTATCACCGACGGACTGTCCTGTTCATTGATGAAATCCACCGGTTCAACAAAGCACAGCAGGACTATTTTCTGCCGTTTGTCGAGAAGGGTTCGATCATCCTGCTCGGTGCAACGACCGAGAATCCGTCGTTCGAAGTGATCGGACCGCTCCTATCGCGCTGCCAGGTCTACACGCTCAAGCAGCTCCTGCCGGATGATATCAAGGGTATACTCAGGAAAGCTCTCGAAGACAGCGAGAACGGCGTTGGCGACTACGGTCTGGATCTCGAAAATGATGTTTTCGATTTTCTCGTTGCGATGTCATCGGGCGATGCTCGCCGCGCGCTGTCGTATCTCGAATTGATTGCCGAGCAGTATCGAGAGGAGACAGACAAGCACATCACGCTCAAGATCGCAGAGAATGTCCTGCAGGAGAAGACTCTTCTCTATGACAAAAGCGGCGAGGAACATTACAATATAATCTCGGCGCTTCACAAGGCTGTGCGTGGCTCTGACGTCGATGCTGCTCTCTACTGGCTCTGCAGAATGCTCTACTCGGGCGAGAACCCGCTATATATCGTGCGGCGTTTGATCCGCATGGCGATGGAGGATATCGGTGCTGCCGACCCCAATGCGTTGACTATATGCGTAGCTGCGAAAGATACGTATCATTTTCTAGGATCGCCCGAAGGCGAACTTGCGCTTGTCGAGGCGACGGTCTATCTCGCGACCGCGCCGAAATCGAACCGGCTCTACAAAGCGCACAAGGCTGTGATGCGCGAAATTCAGGCGAGTCCTGCCGAACCGGTGCCGCTGCATATTCGAAACGCACCGACGCAACTGATGAAAGACCTCGAGTATGGCAAGGGATACGAGTACGCGCACGACTACGACGAGGGGTTTGTCGATCAGGAATATCTTCCGGAATCGCTCCAGGGCAGGACATTCTACGAGCCCTCGAAATTCGGCTTCGAAAAAACAATCCAGGAACGGATTGACTGGTGGAAGAAGCTGAAGGGGAAATAG
- a CDS encoding antibiotic biosynthesis monooxygenase, with translation MIRHKVNDFNKWKNTFDEFADVRKSYGETSFQVMRHQEDSNNVYLMFEWDNEENARKFFGSAELKERMQKAGVAEAPEINFLNQADRGKL, from the coding sequence ATGATTAGACACAAGGTTAATGACTTCAACAAATGGAAGAATACGTTTGACGAATTCGCGGATGTGCGCAAGTCTTACGGAGAGACATCCTTTCAGGTAATGCGGCATCAGGAAGACTCCAACAATGTCTACCTCATGTTTGAGTGGGACAATGAGGAGAATGCCCGCAAGTTTTTCGGCTCGGCGGAGCTGAAAGAACGGATGCAGAAGGCTGGCGTCGCAGAAGCTCCCGAGATCAACTTCCTGAATCAAGCCGATCGCGGCAAGCTGTAG